In Deltaproteobacteria bacterium, a genomic segment contains:
- a CDS encoding exopolyphosphatase, giving the protein MGKGNFRPLRVERCITRLGGNFSAKNMLDEKAMLQTLATLQVFADILREERVEAVFAVVTGVVREAKNEREFIEKVWKETGLSLRLISGEEEARLMLRGVLWSLKDQTLSRIVADIGGGSTEILWVEGNKPKKTRSIGLGAVILCEKFLKSDPPGLQELESLEKYTEGILEETREWLARGGLGFSALDPHLVGTAGTMTTLAAIDQKLPVYDPQRINGHQISRPTLEKIYLHLRSLPIQDRRTVPGLETGREDLIVAGAVVILSILKVFNLEALLVIDSGLLEGVLLDGISRLS; this is encoded by the coding sequence ATGGGCAAGGGGAATTTCCGCCCCCTGCGGGTGGAGAGATGTATCACCAGGTTAGGGGGAAATTTTTCCGCGAAGAATATGCTGGATGAAAAAGCCATGCTCCAAACTCTGGCAACCCTCCAGGTTTTTGCGGATATATTGCGGGAGGAAAGGGTAGAGGCTGTCTTCGCTGTGGTCACGGGGGTGGTGAGAGAAGCCAAGAACGAAAGAGAGTTCATCGAGAAGGTTTGGAAAGAGACGGGACTTTCCTTGCGTCTTATCTCCGGGGAAGAAGAGGCCCGCTTGATGCTCCGCGGGGTACTCTGGTCGCTAAAAGACCAAACCCTCTCCCGGATCGTTGCGGATATCGGAGGGGGGTCCACGGAAATCCTCTGGGTCGAGGGAAATAAACCGAAAAAAACCAGGAGCATTGGGTTGGGAGCGGTAATTCTGTGCGAAAAATTTCTGAAGAGCGACCCGCCAGGGCTGCAAGAGCTGGAGTCTCTGGAAAAATATACGGAAGGGATCCTCGAGGAGACCCGGGAATGGTTGGCAAGAGGCGGGCTGGGATTCTCAGCCCTCGATCCGCACCTCGTGGGTACGGCTGGCACGATGACGACCCTGGCGGCCATCGATCAAAAACTTCCGGTTTATGATCCCCAAAGAATCAATGGCCATCAAATTTCGCGTCCCACGCTGGAAAAGATTTATCTTCATCTTCGATCCCTTCCTATTCAGGACCGCCGAACGGTTCCCGGTCTGGAGACAGGACGAGAAGACCTGATTGTCGCCGGGGCAGTGGTTATTTTGAGTATCCTCAAAGTTTTTAATCTGGAGGCTCTACTCGTGATTGACTCCGGGCTACTCGAAGGGGTTCTTCTGGACGGAATTTCCCGGCTTTCTTGA